The Solanum pennellii chromosome 11, SPENNV200 sequence TGATTTCTTTTGGTCCATCATCAACTTCATTAGCGTGTTTTTTGTTACTATGTTTTCGGTAAGGATGTTCATTTCCTGATTAAGAACCACATGTGTGCTCGTATCATGCTTTTGTAGATTCTGTATTAACTCCTCAATTCCTTCATAGATGGAAAAAACAGACTCCTACAGAAAAGGTTCAGGATCTAGCAAGAAGTGGGATGGAGGTGGTCCCGGAGGTCCTGGAAGTGGTCCATATGGTGGTGGTCCACGCGGACCACCCCGTGGGATGGACAATGTCCGAGGCATTGACCACAGTATGTTTACTATCATCTTCGATTTTTGCACATTACTTTatggaatttctttttttactacTTTATCCTCACCATTCTTCCTAAGAATTTCTGCTGTTACTCAATCTCACCATTATTGCTACTGCAGGTTCTCTTCCTGCCTGTGGTTCTTGCTGCGGATAAATGCGGGTATGCAACTTTTGAGAATCTATTATTTGAGATCTTATTCTATA is a genomic window containing:
- the LOC107003244 gene encoding selenoprotein K — encoded protein: MWILQRTMAYVERGVVKSKRSIWRLKTITDFFWSIINFISVFFVTMFSMEKTDSYRKGSGSSKKWDGGGPGGPGSGPYGGGPRGPPRGMDNVRGIDHSSLPACGSCCG